In Candida orthopsilosis Co 90-125, chromosome 4 draft sequence, a single genomic region encodes these proteins:
- a CDS encoding Rax2 plasma membrane protein: MFGYSNTLLQTLLLLLLLLLLNCSAVLGETSSLFQNVSQPQLDYSSIGDRIGFFGSFSAVSFYSYKGISDEVSLPSIEDPPDNSLKKRDNSSSSTTSTSNSLYVQDSKSNFNSKYADLNGSINQLYRLSDDTVILNGDFTTFNGKQVKSPLIYNITSNSTTDIITDDDKVDGHVNTIFIDNDLVYLGGNFTYNSTAGAAIYNITSKKLSSTLFQGFGDNAVINSISKLADKDDKALGSILFGGSFNTLGLSDLLLHNMTTNSTRHHNETNSTIVNAEQQISLRHGSFTAVNAQDDSENSLVICPSEDNVWQAQPSSGAEWKVELPDEMKGITPTKARIYIPESNNGIKLFRIYSFPNNGIMNLTYIDPETNELSTCDAWCPLVAFDQLNDYVENNIDNATELNRDDVFVDEEDGTYFRYYDPSTKTKNLGYGSNFQEFAFIDSVSFDSIGLTIIDWYGEQGAFSGFELYQNSIQVFGNNTLNEPNCGNDFGQDNNNYAEIISGDFQSVKSISSVVTNTDYMVSYDTSAKIALYPNISYSGDYSIIMTTPGCAADNSCSQRVIVNVTVIGDDDDILSSNLIYQNNENVKFDYLYSGHLNSSDGSSNRIEVSFHEAITSGAESPFMVIDKVVANIVSLDSYYDRNNTNHTRSSLRSNLTRIELNGLFEYSLANFSNFDENLVHYKINNKTYLSPNNTYIGNSSINLLSSRLSNSSVLDEINFHDESLFILGQFESNSNNLTLSNNNLITLNVSSYNTTSNESNIDLPTTLRKRDTHNFKGATFNNSISKTFTLDNGLLVLGQFSISDATIKDLSNKNDSVSSANNFAILSTDDQWYGFGNDYENAEFDQFADFTLDGVEYYVFSAQGSIFKTWDNTNFEWSSRQFNLTQAVSLTSSLQVLGGSGFSVMDFYSNDQAYIKSANFSKFGIDISSSDNSYISSSFYVNDSISVIGGKFNSSDVENVGIINNKNPSNSIQPLQGDILWEDDTMIQSLYADSNGEYLFVGMNSSVSINDQDVTGLVIYDLKNDTFASFQPAALSNSNGNPISVNSIVLYDDGKKLLVGGDFDTAGSLSCQSLCVYDIANTRWLDPQNDNTDSTATIDGVVTDMKFYTSSRVLISGRNLTLNNNNVVFLTYNFKGGSFDTESSLNSLNKTVNRFILNDRSNSDSSGRMIAMGDDFIYGFDGSKWSNIDNEIDYTDSNHAVFHDLKLLTLSKSSSYNGDLFDKSKILLVAGTYSLKDYGPINMALYNGTSWIPYVYTTSPHSYSTIGDVKTILIDDYYRLQSSDDLKNLHNYLSRGKVVGISLACALGSTSLFGLLYLIPYLALLKNRKGYVRRIHEQDMIDSVNPEDLLHEIDLQREK; the protein is encoded by the coding sequence ATGTTTGGATATAGCAATACACTTCTACAGACGttactactactactactattACTACTACTAAATTGTCTGGCAGTGTTAGGAGAAACAAGCtcactttttcaaaatgttaGTCAGCCGCAGCTTGATTATAGTTCTATTGGAGATCGAATAGGTTTCTTTGGATCGTTTTCAGCTGTTAGCTTCTATAGCTACAAGGGGATATCTGATGAAGTCAGTTTACCATCAATTGAGGACCCACCAGACAATTCACTTAAAAAACGAgacaattcatcatcatccacaACATCTACTTCGAACAGTCTTTATGTTCAAGATTCAAAAAGTAATTTCAACTCAAAATATGCTGACCTTAATGgttcaatcaatcaactaTATAGGCTATCAGATGATACTGTTATACTCAATGGTGATTTCACTACATTTAATGGTAAACAAGTGAAAAGCCCTTTGATATACAACATcacttcaaattcaacaaccgATATAATAACCGACGATGACAAGGTCGATGGACATGTCAATACCATAttcattgataatgatCTTGTGTACCTAGGCGGTAATTTCACCTACAACAGCACTGCTGGAGCAGCAATTTATAATATAACATCAAAAAAGCTTTCTTCTACTTTGTTTCAAGGATTTGGTGACAATGCAGTCATAAATTCCATTTCCAAGCTAGCAGACAAAGATGACAAGGCATTAGGATCGATTTTGTTTGGTGGTTCATTCAACACTTTGGGTTTATCGGATCTACTATTGCACAACATGACAACAAACTCAACGCGTCATCATAATGaaacaaactcaacaattgtcAATGCTGAACAGCAGATATCACTAAGACATGGTCTGTTTACCGCTGTCAATGCTCAAGACGATAGTGAAAACTCACTTGTCATTTGTCCATCAGAAGATAATGTATGGCAGGCACAACCAAGTTCAGGAGCAGAATGGAAAGTTGAACTTCCCGATGAAATGAAGGGGATTACACCTACTAAAGCAAGAATATATATACCAGAAAGCAACAATGGAATCAAGTTGTTTAGAATATATTCTTTTCCAAACAATGGTATTATGAATCTTACTTATATTGATCCTGAAACAAATGAGTTGAGTACTTGTGACGCTTGGTGTCCATTGGTTGCATTTGACCAGTTGAATGATTatgttgaaaacaatattgATAATGCTACTGAGCTAAATCGAGACGATgtctttgttgatgaagaggatggAACGTATTTCAGATACTATGACCCCAGTACTAAAACCAAGAATCTTGGATATggatcaaattttcaagagTTTGCCTTTATTGATTCTGTTagttttgattcaattggattGACTATTATAGACTGGTATGGCGAACAAGGTGCATTTTCAGGGTTTGAACTATACCAAAATTCGATTCAAGTGTTTGGAAACAATACATTGAATGAGCCCAATTGTGGTAATGATTTTGGACAAGATAATAATAACTACGCCGAGATTATCTCTGGTGATTTCCAATCTGTCAAGAGTATTTCATCTGTTGTTACAAACACTGATTATATGGTGAGTTATGACACATCAGCAAAGATAGCATTGTATCCAAATATATCATACTCAGGAGATTATTCCATTATAATGACCACTCCAGGTTGTGCTGCTGATAATTCATGTTCACAGAGAGTCATTGTTAATGTTACCgtaattggtgatgatgacgacaTATTGTCCTCGAATttgatttaccaaaatAACGAGAATGTAAAATTTGACTATTTATACCTGGGTCATTTGAACAGTTCTGATGGGAGCTCAAATAGGATTGAAGTTCTGTTCCATGAGGCAATTACCTCAGGTGCTGAAAGTCCATTCATGGTTATTGACAAAGTAGTAGCAAACATTGTTTCATTGGATCTGTATTATGATCGTAATAATACTAATCACACAAGAAGCTCATTGAGGTCAAATTTGACTcgaattgaattgaatggattatttgaatattCATTGGCTAATTTCTCAAACTTTGACGAAAACTTGGTTCATTACAAgataaacaacaagacaTACTTGAGTCCCAACAACACCTACATTGGTAATTCATCTATCAACTTGTTGAGTAGTCGACTTTCAAATAGTTCTgttcttgatgaaattaatttCCATGATGAATCATTGTTCATCCTTGgtcaatttgaatcaaacaGTAATAATTTAACCTTGTCGAATAATAACTTGATCACTTTGAATGTGTCATCTTACAACACCAcatcaaatgaatcaaacaTTGATTTGCCAACGACattgagaaaaagagaTACGCATAATTTCAAAGGTGCGACATTCAATAATTCTATATCAAAGACATTTACTCTCGACAACGGTTTGCTAGTACTTGGACAATTCAGTATATCTGATGCTACAATCAAAGATCTTTCCAACAAGAATGATTCGGTTTCACTGGCTAATAACTTCGCCATATTATCGACGGACGACCAGTGGTATGGGTTTGGAAATGACTACGAGAATGctgaatttgatcaatttgcTGATTTTACTCTCGATGGAGTCGAATACTATGTATTCTCAGCACAAGGTtcaatattcaaaacaTGGGATAACACCAATTTCGAATGGTCAAGTCGTCAATTCAACCTTACTCAAGCAGTATCTCTCACGTCACTGTTGCAAGTTCTTGGAGGCTCCGGATTTAGTGTCATGGATTTCTACTCTAATGATCAAGCATATATCAAAAGTgccaatttctccaaatttGGGATTGATATATCGTCCAGTGATAACAGTTATATTTCAAGTTCATTTTACGTGAATGATTCAATCAGTGTCATTGGTGGGAAATTTAACTCTAGCGATGTGGAAAATGTGGGGATCATCAATAATAAGAATCCATCAAATAGTATTCAACCATTACAAGGTGACATATTATGGGAAGATGATACCATGATTCAGTCCTTGTATGCTGATAGCAATGGTGAgtatttgtttgttggtATGAATTCATCTGTATCGATTAATGATCAAGATGTCACTGGTCTTGTTAtttatgatttgaaaaatgataCTTTTGCATCATTCCAGCCGGCAGCACTTTCAAACAGTAATGGGAACCCCATCAGTGTCAACTCAATAGTGTTGTATGATGATGGTAAGAAGTTACTTGTTGGTGGAGATTTCGATACTGCTGGATCATTGAGCTGTCAGTCATTATGTGTTTATGATATTGCCAATACGAGATGGCTTGATCCGCAAAACGACAATACAGACCTGACTGCCACGATTGATGGCGTTGTTACTGACATGAAGTTCTACACGTCGAGTAGAGTACTCATTTCGGGGAGAAATTTGACCctaaacaataacaatgttgtttttctcacatacaatttcaaaggtGGATCATTTGATACtgaatcatcattgaattcattgaaCAAAACTGTTAATCGATTTATCCTTAATGATCGGTCAAATAGTGATCTGAGTGGTAGAATGATTGCTATGGGAGATGATTTCATTTACGGATTCGATGGATCGAAGTGGTCAAATATAgataatgaaattgattataCTGACTCCAATCACGCTGTTTTTCATgacttgaaattgttgactttatccaaatcatcatcatataaCGGAGACTTATTTGACAAGAGTAAAATCTTACTTGTTGCTGGAACTTATTCACTCAAGGATTACGGTCCCATCAATATGGCGTTATACAATGGTACATCATGGATCCCATATGTGTACACGACATCACCCCATTCATACTCAACCATTGGAGACGTTAAAACCATACTTATAGACGATTACTATCGTCTTCAATCATCTGacgatttgaaaaatttgcaTAATTATTTATCTAGGGGGaaagttgttggtattTCATTAGCTTGTGCTTTGGGCTCTACTTCGTTGTTTGGattattgtatttgattcCATATCTtgcattgttgaagaacCGAAAGGGATATGTACGAAGAATTCATGAGCAGGATATGATTGATAGTGTAAATCCGGAGGATTTATTACACGAGATTGATTTACAACGGGAAAAGTAG